From Camelina sativa cultivar DH55 chromosome 5, Cs, whole genome shotgun sequence:
AATCCCTGTGAATGTTAAATCCTCCTTGACCGGAATATATCTGAGAAACTATACCTCTTAGCAACAGTAGACTAGCTCAGCCTGTCACTTACAAACTCAAGAGTGTTCTAGGCACAAAACAAACTACTAAAGTCAGAGATGACAAAAACTCCTAACTGTTCGATTCAGAACAAAATATCACGCATGTGTACGAAAGATGCAAAAAGAATAACACTAGTTCTAATGTCAACAAACCAGGAACCACGTCTGTGATTTCACAAGTATATGTTGTGAGGCTCAAACAGACTCTAGTTTGTATAACCGAACTTGACCTCGACTTTGCATTTGGACGAAACTCTCGGAAGCATCGAGAGATCGTCCAAGATCTGCAGCTTTTTTTCATCACTTGTTGCCTGGACATGAACTTCCAACAGCACCAGACACTGCAATTTCTCCAAGACATGCTTTACTTGCACCATTTCTCCGACATATCCATCGAATTGGGTTATCTTTAGGATCTCAACAGGGCAGGTCAAAAGGAAAGAATAGTCCTCTAAGCATTCGCAAACTGCTTTTTCATCGCTATCATAAGTATAGTGCAAAGCCTGAAAAGTTTTTGTTATGAGTACTACCACCTATAAGAAGAGTATATATTATAAGGTTTGTTCAATGAACTTTTAGGGGACTTTCGGTCATACCTCAATGGTCAGAGTCTTCAGATTTGGAGATTTCGTAACAAAAACTTTTAGACCATCCCAGCAAACATCTGCTTCAGTTGGCATATATAAATGAGACATGTTTTCAAACACTGTGGCTGTATCAATGCCGGCCTCGAACACCTGGAACAGAATAATAAAAAGTCAACAACAAGTCAGTCATCAGAATGCAATATTTTAGTAAACATTACAGTGTCTAGCAAAATTATGATGGATGGTTCCCTAAGCTTTACTATTTGTTAAGCTGCAGAAACATATTCACAAAAGAGTAAGGGTAAGATTCAGTAGAGAACACTTGCCTGCATCGTGTCAACAGTGTCTAAGCGCAGAATCTGAACATTTTCCAAACCCTTGAACAGATTCGTTGGATCGGTTTCATCCGAAGCAGTCATCAGACTAAAATTGAGGGTCGCTTCAACAAGGGAGTCGAGATTAACAACTGGAAACTCTTCATGAATATAATCATCGTATTCTAAGTAGGCAAGACTGGGAGTATCAAAACTAATTCTCTCAAACTCATATTCTTGATGATAATCTTCATCTTCTGAATATGCACGCCTTATAGTAAGTCTTCTAAGGATCTGACTAGACACAGTGTGAGACCAATTCCAAAGTTCACAGTTAAATCCATCTATGACTAACTCCTCAAGCACAGGGCAAGCAGAAAGAAGCCTTGTAAACGCACAACCACCAATACCATCGAACCGAActgaatcaagaagaagagtcttAAGAGCAGGAAGCAAAGCATTACTAGGGATAATGTCAATAACAAAACCAGACCCTAGCTTCATTTTCACAACGCTCTTGCAAGTGAAGATCTCAGAAGGCAGTGAGTAATCAATGAAATCTCCTTCGAAGTTGACGTCCAGTTCAAGATCGAAGACACCACACTTGAACGCATCTCGTAAACAATCGCTGACAGTACTATACTGAGCAAAATCCAAAGACCCCAGCTTTAGAGAGAATCTCCTCAAACGGTGAATGGCATCTCGAGCCGATGCTAATTCATCAGCGAAATTTTTGAGACGTGGCTCAAACGAGTAGCAACCAACATAAGCAGCACTCCGTAAGACGGTAAGCAGATTCGCCCATTTCTTGGAGGTACACATCAAGCAAGCAGCCGCTTTTGCCGAGAGGAAGGAGACTATGTGAGTAACAATAAGATCATCTGGTAAACTACTGATCATATCCATCTTTTTCGCCAACCCTTTTCTTCACTACCAAGAAGACCTCACTCAATCTCTAATGGAACCTTGAGCGACTCGAAgcaaaaacccagaaataatCGCAACCGCGTTTATGCAGAAACAAGAACACCGAAGCGTAGTCTGCAGAAATTGGGGTAGAAGACGACTAAACCCGAGAGAACCCTAAAGCAGAATTGAATCAAGAAGAGACCTTGATGAAGAACTAGAGCGGATTcttgaaaacagagcaaaggttcaatttttatcttttcttctatcaatttttctcttttattatatacGCTCGAATACAATTGTTTAGCAGCCAATCGTTTTGCGCCAGTTGTAATCGTCCCCTCCCAATCCAAAttccggtttagtttggttatAGGTTTCTAATTATTCGGTTTAGAAATAACCCTAAATTGAATCTTCCTTACTTCGCTGCTGTATTGAGCTCAGTAGAACAGAGATAGAGGGAGTTCGATTGGTAGGCCCAGTGGAAAAATTAGGACTAGTGAGGCCCAAGTACAGAAGCCCAGTGGCAAAATTGGTCAGtaatgtttccattttttttatcgGTCTTCTCtgtttataattactttttttacGCTCAGGTAGAGAAATC
This genomic window contains:
- the LOC104788569 gene encoding F-box protein At3g62430-like → MDMISSLPDDLIVTHIVSFLSAKAAACLMCTSKKWANLLTVLRSAAYVGCYSFEPRLKNFADELASARDAIHRLRRFSLKLGSLDFAQYSTVSDCLRDAFKCGVFDLELDVNFEGDFIDYSLPSEIFTCKSVVKMKLGSGFVIDIIPSNALLPALKTLLLDSVRFDGIGGCAFTRLLSACPVLEELVIDGFNCELWNWSHTVSSQILRRLTIRRAYSEDEDYHQEYEFERISFDTPSLAYLEYDDYIHEEFPVVNLDSLVEATLNFSLMTASDETDPTNLFKGLENVQILRLDTVDTMQVFEAGIDTATVFENMSHLYMPTEADVCWDGLKVFVTKSPNLKTLTIEALHYTYDSDEKAVCECLEDYSFLLTCPVEILKITQFDGYVGEMVQVKHVLEKLQCLVLLEVHVQATSDEKKLQILDDLSMLPRVSSKCKVEVKFGYTN